In Bubalus bubalis isolate 160015118507 breed Murrah chromosome 3, NDDB_SH_1, whole genome shotgun sequence, a genomic segment contains:
- the ISCA1 gene encoding iron-sulfur cluster assembly 1 homolog, mitochondrial isoform X2 — translation MALDKVKTPSAVNKIKQLLKDKPEHVGVKVGVRTRGCNGLSYTLEYTKTKGDSDEEVIQDGVRVFIEKKAQLTLLGTEMDYVEDKLSSEFVFNNPNIKGTCGCGESFNI, via the exons acacCTTCAGCAGTAAACAAGATAAAACAACTTCTTAAAGATAAGCCTGAACAT GTTGGTGTGAAAGTTGGTGTCCGAACCAGGGGTTGTAATGGCCTTTCCTACACTTTAGAATATACAAAGACAAAAGGAGACTCTGATGAAGAAGTTATTCAAGATG GAGTCAGAGTGTTCATCGAGAAGAAAGCACAGCTAACACTGTTAGGAACAGAAATGGACTATGTTGAAGACAAATTATCCAGTGAGTTTGTGTTCAATAACCCAAACATCAAAGGAACATGTGGCTGTGGAGAAAGCTTTAACATTTGA